The following nucleotide sequence is from Pagrus major chromosome 13, Pma_NU_1.0.
TACACTACAATCCTAGTAGTGCCTACGGTCAAACCAGGAAGGCTCAGGAGATAAGTGGGAGTAAATATAGCAGTTGGGTGTAATCCACTTTGTGCAGTTCATTATCCAGCATGTGCTCTTCTCATGCACTGACAGTAGAGGAGACAGTTTGACAGTGGTTAAGTTTGTTCCCCAGAATAGATTTATTCAAGTTGGGACCATACAAACCTAGTGAATGACAGGAGGTATCAGATTTCTTTAACAGGAATGACATTGGTAAAGAGGGTGTGGAACGTTTAAAATCATAAAGATGCACAACGTACAGCCATCGCCCACAGCTAGGGGTGAGACACTAGTTTGTTCCCATAAATAAGGCAGAATGCAGAGTCCATAGAAATGGAAAGTTATTACATTTAGCCAAATTGGACAGTGACGTGACAATATGACGATTTAAATGACTTTCTTCAGCTCATCGTACAACACCAGCACAAAGGCGCCGCCCATGCCTCTGAGCACATTGGACCAGGCTCCCTTGAAGAAAGCCTTGCCACCCTCATCGCGTGCGATCTTACGCCAGCAGTCGATGGTGCCGCTGTACATGATGTCGGctgagaaaggagagaagaaaatggCCAAAATGAGATATGTGAccagaaataaaacattcagaaaaatgACTGTTGCACATTTAGTCCATCGAATGCATGATCAAGAAACCACACATCAATAATGTCTGTCAGCAGTATGTCAGCTCAACTGCAAAGGCTTCCATCAATACAAATAAACTCACCTCCTTTGCGTCCAGACTGCATCATCATACGTCTACGGACAGTGTCGAAGGGGTAGGAGGTCAGGCCAGCAACAGCTGTGACAGACTGAGCGATCATCCAGCTCACCAATATGCTGGTGTTCTTGGCGTCCGGAAGCATACCTGTAGACAAGGGGGGCAACATTAGAGATCTAGAAGCAGCAGACCAGCCTATTCAGAGCTTTAACTGTAAATCAGTGGCAAATCAACATACCCTTAGCTGTGTCATAGATGCCAAAGTAAGCAGCCCTGTAGATGATGATGCCCTGAACAGACACATTGAAGCCCTGGTACAGGCCCTTCAGACCATCAGACTTGAAGATCTTAGCCAGGCAGTCGCCCAGACCGTTGAACTCTCTTGCAGCTCCAGCCTTTCCCACATCAGCAGCCAGACGGGTACGGGCGAAGTCGAGGGGGTACACGAAACAGAGGGAGGTGGCTCCGGCGGCGCCACCAGAGGCCAGGTTACCGGCGAAGTACCTCCAGAACTGGGTGCGCTTGTCGACGCCATCAAGGAAGATCTTCTTGTACTTGTCCTTGAAAGCGAAGTTGAGGGCCTGGGTGGGGAAATATCTGATGACATTGGCAAGGTTACCTCTCCAGAAGGAGAGGAATCCCTGCTCCTTGGGGATACGGGTGACACAGTCCATGATACCCTTGTACTGCTTATCTGCGGTGATCTGCTTGCTGGCATGCTGGACCTGGAATAATGAAAACGAAAGAAAGAGTTTAGTTTTAATTAGGGAAGCCAATTAACTGTTGAGTATGTGTCAATCACAAGGTCTCCTTGTTGTGACCTTGGTACAGGTTGCAACTGTAAAAGTTGCAGCAAAACCCCCCTTTGAAGTGCAATTTAACAAATATCAATGTTTACTAGCAATCGTATGAGAAGGGCTTCCATCTTGAATCACCCAACATTTGTTAATGGAGAGCACATCCTCCAACATTAACTCAATAAAACACGGGCAGCGGTCAGTACAGGAGCAAGTTTGGGTTAAGTAAATTACTCTGAAACAATGTTGTTATGCAGGTTCAACTGAAAAAGGATGGAAAACTCGTTGACCCAGCTATGAATGACTGTCCTAGGGCCTCGGTGCAGCCTCCTCTCTCAACGTTAGCCAACATCAAGAGGTACGTTTGCCGCCGGTAAGATTACATCGTCATATACGCTGAAATATAACCGACATGTACCCTTGCTTCAGGTACCTACGATATAGTTGGGTTGTTAATGAAGCAGAGGTGATGCCGTCCATTTGTACACAATGTCCCAGAATCTCTACAAGCGTTTGTCCTTTGTTAGCTACGCCGGCTAAGGTTAACGTGggaagctaacattagcatccaAGCTCGTGTAGGTCATTTCCCATCCCATGGTGACCTTAAATCCTTTAACACATCGCCCTATAGGCGTTCACTTATTCTATATCAGCAAATGTCACGGAGCTATGTACAACTCTGAGCTTGCGGGTAAGTAGTGACAACCGGCAGAGATACGTGAATGACTTTCTCCAATGGCAGCTAGCAAGCTCACACAAGCTAGCCGGCTAACGTAGGGAGCCTTCCGGAAGAGAGAGTTTTACCTGAAGGAGCAGCTTCACTCTCTCGATGGGAGCGACGGCTGTTTTGGAGATGGCGGCGGAGATGCCACCAGCCAAGAAATCCTTGGCGAAGGAGATAGCTGTCTCACTCATGGTGCGATTTTCTTGGTGTGCCTTTCAAATAACCAGTACTCGAGATATACCCCACTGCCCTCTACAGCTGTTAGCCCGCACCGACGAAATGGCCGATTGTGTAGCCGCGTTGGGGATTTATGTAACACAATGGATCGCGATAAAATACGGGAACTGAGATTCGAGGTGATTGGCCAATCGGGCGTAGTCACGCGGCTGCCTGCCAATTAAACTGTCTAGTTGGTGATGTCGTCACTTTGCGTTATTTTCTCTGCCCCGGCAAGTAAATCACACACATTAATTGTAAATCCTGATATTACACAATACACGTGAGGCAACTAAATTTAGACAGAAAACCAGACGAGCTACTGTGTTGGCTGTGGTCTTATTTGGTTCCCTGCGCTCTTGTCACGCCCACGGACCAATGAAGACTGCGGCCTGGCAGCTAGCTTGTTCTGTACATCACACTTGAGGAAAGTCACGGGGTCGTTCACAGCTCAGACCTTCAAGGACTTCACAGGGCCATGTCCACCATTATAACCCACAACACGTTAACCATTACATAGCAGCTCTCAGTGAATGTGACGACCACTGGACAAATGCAACGAACTGCAGTACTGCTTTGCTGCTTTTCAGTGAGGTGCACTTCCtctgaattattattatataaccTAACATATAACTTATTAATATCAGCACGTGCATTGTTGTTGCAGCATTTGGGCTGGGTGTTTCAAGTTGCACCAGAGTCTCTGTGCTGTTTGCTAAAACCTGGATGTCATTGCAGATGTCTGATTAAAATCTTGAGAAATGTTCTTGAGCAGCACACAGTCACGTGTCCCCACACCTGCTCTGCTCACAGCACAAGCTCGTGAGCCCACCTGTTGCAGCGCTGCATCTCGGGTTTTGACGAAGAGCTGGTTTGTAACACTGCGTCTTTTGGATGGCGACCAGTGCTGCATGaattccaaaataaaagtttcattcattcatattggGCTTGATCAGAGttgtccactagagggcagcaagAGACTGATTTTAATTTAGCTCGTGAATATCAGACATAGTCCTACTACttagaaaatgaactgaattaaatttaaatgcattctatctatctatctatctatctatctatctatctatctatctatctatctatctatctgtctgtctgtctgtctgtctgtctatctatctatctatctatctatctatctatctatgtatgTTATGTACATCATCTGTCTTATCAACTCTCCATAACTGGTTGTCTTTAACAATATACATTTATGACATACTGCACAACCTGTCTACctacacatttttcattttaccaTACTGCACATCAGTATACCAATCTAGT
It contains:
- the LOC141006741 gene encoding ADP/ATP translocase 2, coding for MSETAISFAKDFLAGGISAAISKTAVAPIERVKLLLQVQHASKQITADKQYKGIMDCVTRIPKEQGFLSFWRGNLANVIRYFPTQALNFAFKDKYKKIFLDGVDKRTQFWRYFAGNLASGGAAGATSLCFVYPLDFARTRLAADVGKAGAAREFNGLGDCLAKIFKSDGLKGLYQGFNVSVQGIIIYRAAYFGIYDTAKGMLPDAKNTSILVSWMIAQSVTAVAGLTSYPFDTVRRRMMMQSGRKGADIMYSGTIDCWRKIARDEGGKAFFKGAWSNVLRGMGGAFVLVLYDELKKVI